A single Klebsiella variicola DNA region contains:
- the rstA gene encoding two-component system response regulator RstA gives MNKIVFVEDDPEVGALIAAYLGKHDMEVVVEPRGDRAEDVIAREKPDLVLLDIMLPGKDGMTLCRDLRGQWQGPIVLLTSLDSDMNHILSLEMGASDYILKTTPPAVLLARLRLHLRQHIAPAGAGAGTPATLTPHKTISFGSLTIDPVNRQVLLGGESVALSTADFDLLWELATHAGQIMDRDALLKNLRGVTYDGMDRSVDVAISRLRKKLLDNATEPYRIKTVRNKGYLFAPHAWDN, from the coding sequence ATGAATAAAATCGTTTTTGTTGAGGATGACCCTGAGGTTGGGGCGCTGATCGCCGCCTATCTCGGCAAGCATGATATGGAGGTGGTGGTCGAGCCTCGCGGCGACCGCGCAGAGGACGTGATCGCGCGGGAGAAACCGGACCTCGTGCTGCTGGACATTATGCTGCCCGGCAAAGACGGGATGACGCTCTGCCGCGATCTGCGCGGGCAATGGCAAGGGCCCATTGTCCTGCTGACCTCACTCGACAGCGACATGAACCATATCCTCTCCCTGGAGATGGGCGCCAGCGATTATATCCTGAAAACCACACCGCCAGCGGTGCTTCTCGCGCGACTGCGTCTGCATTTACGCCAGCATATCGCTCCGGCGGGCGCCGGCGCCGGTACCCCGGCAACGCTCACGCCGCACAAAACCATCTCCTTTGGTTCGCTGACCATTGACCCGGTCAACCGCCAGGTGCTGCTCGGCGGAGAAAGCGTCGCATTGTCGACGGCCGATTTCGATCTGCTGTGGGAGCTGGCCACCCACGCCGGGCAAATTATGGACCGCGACGCGCTGCTGAAAAATTTACGCGGCGTCACCTACGACGGGATGGATCGCAGCGTTGACGTGGCTATCTCCCGCCTGCGCAAAAAACTGCTCGACAACGCCACGGAGCCCTATCGTATTAAGACCGTTCGCAACAAAGGCTACCTGTTCGCCCCACACGCCTGGGACAACTAA
- a CDS encoding GlpM family protein, which yields MGLLIKGLLGALVVVLIGVLAKTKNYALAGLIPLFPTFALIAHYIVASERGIEALRATIVFGMWSIIPYFVYLVSLWYFTGIMRLPLALAGAVGCWGLCAWLLILGWNHFH from the coding sequence ATGGGGCTGTTAATCAAAGGGCTGCTGGGTGCGCTGGTGGTGGTGCTGATTGGCGTGCTGGCAAAAACGAAAAATTACGCTCTCGCCGGGCTGATCCCGCTGTTTCCTACCTTTGCGCTCATCGCCCACTATATCGTCGCCAGCGAGCGCGGTATTGAAGCCCTGCGCGCCACCATCGTGTTCGGCATGTGGTCGATTATTCCCTATTTTGTCTATTTGGTATCGCTGTGGTACTTCACCGGGATCATGCGCCTGCCGTTGGCGCTGGCAGGCGCGGTGGGATGCTGGGGGCTATGCGCCTGGCTGTTAATCCTGGGCTGGAACCACTTCCACTAG
- a CDS encoding SDR family NAD(P)-dependent oxidoreductase has protein sequence MGRFSGKKIVITGASSGIGLAGAMRIIDEGGEVMLTGRHQQKLASLRTLLPERAWFLQNDGAKPEAAHALAESVESFGMLDGLWLNAGQLAFSTVENTTETQFDTIMANNVRSQYVVDGGLLRL, from the coding sequence ATGGGACGGTTCTCAGGTAAGAAAATTGTGATTACAGGGGCGAGCAGCGGTATTGGTCTGGCGGGGGCAATGCGCATTATTGATGAAGGGGGCGAAGTGATGCTGACCGGACGCCATCAGCAAAAACTGGCGTCGTTACGCACATTGCTGCCCGAGCGCGCCTGGTTTCTTCAGAACGATGGCGCGAAACCTGAGGCGGCGCATGCCCTCGCCGAGTCTGTAGAATCATTTGGCATGCTGGATGGCCTGTGGCTGAACGCCGGGCAGCTCGCCTTTTCTACGGTGGAAAATACCACCGAAACGCAGTTCGATACCATCATGGCCAACAACGTCCGTTCCCAGTATGTGGTGGATGGCGGACTGCTGCGCTTATAA
- a CDS encoding amino acid permease produces the protein MEKKLGLSALTALVLSSMLGAGVFSLPQNMAAVASPSALLIGWAITGVGILFLAFAMLLLTRIRPDLDGGIFTYAREGFGELIGFCSAWGYWLCAVIANVSYLVIVFSALSFFTDTPELRLFGDGNTWQSIAGASVLLWVVHFLVLRGVQTAAGINLVATLAKLLPLGAFIALAALAFQLDTFRLDFRGLALGIPVWEQVKNTMLITLWVFIGVEGAVVVSARARHKRDVGRATLLAVLSALTVYLLVTLLSLGVVPRSELAGMRNPSMAGLMVNMMGSWGEIVIAAGLIVSVCGAYLSWTIMAAEVPFLAATHKAFPRLFARQNSNNAPSASLWLTNISVQVSLVLIWLTGSDYGTLLTIASEMILVPYLLVGAFLLKIATRPLHKAVGIGACIYGLWLLYASGPVHLLLSVVLYAPGLLVFLYARRTHQHDRSLKRRELALIGLLLVAAVPATWMLVG, from the coding sequence ATGGAAAAGAAACTGGGCCTGAGCGCCCTGACCGCCCTGGTCCTTAGCTCAATGCTCGGCGCTGGCGTATTCAGTTTGCCGCAAAATATGGCTGCCGTAGCCAGCCCCTCCGCTTTGCTTATCGGCTGGGCCATCACCGGCGTCGGGATCCTGTTCCTCGCCTTCGCCATGCTGCTGTTAACCCGCATTCGCCCCGACCTCGACGGCGGGATCTTCACCTACGCCCGCGAAGGGTTCGGTGAGCTGATTGGCTTCTGTTCCGCCTGGGGATACTGGCTCTGCGCGGTGATCGCCAACGTCTCCTATCTGGTCATCGTCTTTTCGGCGCTCAGTTTCTTCACCGATACCCCTGAGCTGCGCCTGTTTGGCGATGGCAACACCTGGCAGTCTATCGCTGGCGCTTCGGTTTTGCTGTGGGTTGTCCATTTTCTGGTCCTGCGCGGCGTGCAGACGGCGGCGGGGATTAACCTGGTGGCCACCCTCGCCAAACTCCTGCCGCTGGGCGCGTTTATCGCGCTCGCCGCCCTGGCCTTCCAGCTGGATACGTTCCGCCTCGATTTCCGCGGACTGGCGCTGGGAATCCCCGTGTGGGAGCAGGTTAAAAACACCATGCTGATCACCCTGTGGGTGTTTATTGGCGTGGAAGGTGCCGTCGTGGTTTCTGCCCGCGCCCGACACAAGCGCGATGTCGGTCGCGCAACGCTGCTGGCGGTGCTCTCCGCCCTCACGGTCTATCTGCTGGTCACCCTGCTGTCGCTGGGCGTGGTGCCGCGCAGCGAACTGGCCGGTATGCGTAACCCGTCGATGGCGGGACTGATGGTCAACATGATGGGTTCGTGGGGAGAAATCGTGATTGCGGCGGGCCTGATCGTGTCGGTGTGTGGCGCCTACCTGAGCTGGACGATTATGGCTGCGGAAGTGCCTTTCCTGGCCGCCACGCATAAAGCCTTCCCGCGCCTGTTTGCCCGCCAGAACAGCAACAATGCCCCGTCCGCCTCGCTGTGGCTGACCAATATCAGCGTTCAGGTATCGCTGGTGCTGATCTGGTTGACCGGGTCGGACTACGGCACCCTGCTGACCATCGCCTCAGAGATGATCCTCGTTCCCTATCTGCTGGTCGGCGCCTTTCTGCTGAAAATCGCCACTCGCCCGCTGCACAAAGCGGTGGGTATCGGCGCCTGCATTTATGGCTTATGGTTATTATACGCGTCGGGACCTGTGCATTTGCTGTTGTCGGTGGTACTTTACGCTCCGGGTCTTCTGGTCTTTTTGTACGCTCGACGTACGCACCAGCACGATCGTTCGCTCAAACGCCGCGAATTGGCGCTAATTGGTTTATTGCTGGTTGCCGCTGTGCCGGCAACGTGGATGCTGGTGGGGTAA
- the folM gene encoding dihydromonapterin reductase — MAEQQPRPVLITGGGRRIGLALAHHFLLQHQPVIVSYRTPYPAIDGLRDAGALCLQADFSSDDGILTFAEAVKSHTSGLRAIIHNASDWMAEKPGVALSTVINRMMQIHVHAPYLLNHALEDLLRGHGHAASDIIHITDYVVERGSDKHIAYAASKAALDNMTRSFARKLAPEIKVNAIAPSLIMFNEGDDEAYRQQALDKSLMKIAPGEKEISDLIDYLFTSRYVTGRSFAVDGGRPLR, encoded by the coding sequence ATGGCTGAACAACAGCCCCGCCCGGTTCTGATCACAGGAGGAGGCCGCCGCATCGGTCTCGCGCTGGCACACCATTTTCTGCTGCAACACCAGCCGGTCATCGTCAGCTATCGCACGCCCTATCCGGCAATCGATGGCCTGCGCGACGCGGGCGCCCTCTGTCTGCAGGCCGATTTCAGCAGCGATGACGGCATACTGACCTTCGCCGAAGCGGTCAAATCGCACACCAGCGGCCTGCGCGCCATCATCCACAACGCCAGCGACTGGATGGCGGAGAAGCCGGGAGTTGCGCTGAGCACAGTGATCAACCGCATGATGCAGATCCACGTCCATGCCCCCTACCTGCTCAACCACGCGCTGGAGGATCTGCTGCGCGGCCACGGCCATGCCGCCAGTGATATTATCCATATTACCGATTACGTCGTGGAGCGCGGCAGCGATAAACATATCGCCTACGCCGCCAGCAAAGCCGCGCTGGACAATATGACCCGCTCCTTCGCCCGCAAGCTGGCGCCGGAGATCAAGGTCAACGCCATCGCCCCGTCGCTGATTATGTTTAATGAGGGTGACGACGAAGCCTATCGTCAGCAGGCGCTGGATAAATCGCTGATGAAAATCGCCCCAGGCGAAAAAGAGATTAGCGACCTTATCGACTATCTGTTTACCAGCCGCTACGTCACCGGCCGGTCCTTCGCCGTCGACGGCGGCCGCCCGCTGCGCTAG